Proteins found in one Epinephelus fuscoguttatus linkage group LG4, E.fuscoguttatus.final_Chr_v1 genomic segment:
- the kif23 gene encoding kinesin-like protein KIF23 isoform X1, translating into MNRQAKGRTPRRPPHKKPSNNQKDPVGVYCRVRPLGVEDEECCIEVISGTTIQLHAPEGFKTNRNGEYKETQYSFKKVFGVSTSQMELFEFVAKPLVDDLIHGKNGLLFTYGVTGSGKTFTMTGSPGQGGLLPRSLDMIFNSIGPYQAKRYVFKTDDKNGMEVQNEVDALLERQRRENNLPVPKTPSSRQKLDPEIADMIKPEDAYKADDVDEDSSYSVFVSYIEIYNNYIYDLLEENQEDAIKPKWNGGGTPVRQNTEFIPPQSKILREDQNHNMYVAGCMEVEVKSAEEAFQVFWKGQKKRKVANTRLNRESSRSHSVLIIKLAQAPLDADGDNILQDKNQVSVSQLCLVDLAGSERTGRTGAEGTRIREAGNINQSLLNLRTCIEILRENQMCGTNRMVPYRDSKVTHLFKNYFDGEGKVRMVVCVNPKGDDYEETLLVMRFAEMTQEVEVARPVDRPICGFTPGRRHRNQAFKEELSRKLEERGGPTDRDLPSVINHLVHSLPPLPSSELTDPHDDITLPRLIEALQNRHRIRQMMIDEYNKAANMMKSMLQELDNNLITKDNFIHEQNGKLEEKDKIIQNNKAELERLEKKNKMQEHKIDILQKTTKIYEDDKRSLMHELETRDQRLQRELSDKRRLEQRMHGVVTDTQYKWEKECDRRVNAMQLEMQNKLWVKDEKLKQLKAIVTESKTPGRPEPPPRQTQPKRPSREERLPAKRSASPSPVPCPVDSPCVRPVPGPVSATRVEEVEMNPRPACPVPSTSSSLSVSSCVSAWEQRMAQNSRQGHQSPSTPTRTQSPAGPVASRGRRRALCLVREEEEEEEEEAAASSPPVDLDLIERSYRTTTPVRPLHRRSRSAGGEKWVDHKPSSSVDLGTVLQPVIPNAIQVSAPSEKALSKCDRYVLTHQEVASDGEIQTKLIKGEVIKTRGGGQAVQFTDIETLKQELTAVPRRKRKSSEGAPANENASDGAWTDVETRCSVAMEMRAGSNMGPGYEHHGITKRRKP; encoded by the exons ATGAACAGGCAAGC gaAGGGTAGGACACCCCGCAGGCCTCCTCATAAAAAGCCCTCCAACAACCAGAAAGACCCGGTTGGG GTGTACTGCCGTGTACGACCTCTGGGTGTGGAGGACGAGGAGTGTTGCATCGAGGTCATCAGCGGCACCACCATCCAGCTGCACGCCCCTGAAGGCTTCAAAACAAACCGCAATGGAGAATACAAAGAG ACACAGTATTCCTTCAAAAAAGTATTTGGAGTGTCAACATCTCAGATGGAGCTGTTTGAGTTTGTGGCCAAACCTCTTGTCGATGACCTCATCCATGGAAAAAATG GTCTGCTCTTCACATACGGGGTCACAGGAAGTGGAAAGACGTTCACCATGACTGGCTCTCCAGGCCAGGGTGGACTTCTACCTCGCTCTCTTGACATGATCTTCAACAGTATTGGACCCTACCAGGCCAAACGATAT GTTTTCAAGACTGATGACAAAAATGGCATGGAGGTCCAGAATGAAGTCGATGCCTTGTTGGAGCGTCAAAGGCGGGAAAACAACTTGCCTGTTCCTAAGACACCCTCCTCTAG ACAAAAGCTTGATCCTGAAATTGCTGACATGATTAAGCCAGAGGATGCTTATAAAGCTGATGATGTGGATGAGGACAGCAGCTACAGCGTCTTCGTCTCCTACATAGAAATCTACAACAACTACATCTATGACCTCCTGGAGGAAAATCAGGAGGATGCAATCAAACCAAA GTGGAATGGTGGAGGCACACCTGTGCGCCAGAACACTGAGTTTAT ACCACCTCAGTCTAAAATCCTCAGGGAGGATCAGAATCACAACATGTATGTGGCTGGCTGTATGGAGGTCGAAGTCAAGTCTGCTGAGGAGGCGTTTCAAGTGTTCTGGAAAG GTCAGAAGAAGAGGAAAGTTGCGAACACCCGCCTGAACAGAGAGTCCAGCCGCTCCCACAGCGTGCTCATCATTAAACTGGCTCAGGCTCCTCTTGACGCAGATGGAGACAACATCCTCCAG GATAAAAACCAGGTGAGTGTTAGTCAGCTGTGCCTGGTGGATTTGGCAGGAAGTGAGCGTACCGGAAGGACGGGGGCAGAAGGCACCCGTATACGTGAAGCAG GTAACATTAATCAGTCCCTGCTGAATCTGCGAACGTGCATTGAGATACTTCGAGAGAACCAGATGTGTGGCACAAATAGG atgGTCCCCTACAGAGACTCTAAAGTAACCCATCTGTTCAAGAACTACTTTGACGGAGAGGGCAAAGTCagaatggttgtctgtgtcaATCCCAAAGGCGACGACTACGAGGAAACCTTG CTGGTGATGCGGTTTGCAGAGATGACCCAGGAGGTGGAAGTGGCTCGTCCAGTGGACAGGCCCATCTGTGGCTTCACCCCAGGCCGTCGCCATAGAAACCAGGCCTTCAAAGAGGAACTGTCTCGCAAGCTGGAGGAGCGAGGCGGCCCAACAGACAGAG ACCTGCCCTCTGTTATAAACCACCTGGTGCACAGCCTCCCACCTCTACCATCCTCTGAGCTGACCGACCcccatgatgacatcaccctGCCAAGGCTCATCGAAGCTCTGCAGAACAGACACAGGATCAGACAGATGATGATCGACGAATACAACAAAGCAG ccaacatgatgAAGTCCATGCTTCAGGAACTGGACAACAACCTCATTACTAAAGACAATTTCATTCATGAACAAAATGGCAAACTGGAGGAGAAGGACAAAATCATCCAGAACAACAAGGCAGAGTTGGAACGCttggagaagaaaaacaagatgcAAGAACACAAG ATTGACATCCTGCAGAAAACTACTAAAATCTATGAGGACGACAAGCGCTCACTGATGCATGAACTGGAAACCAGAGACCAGAGGCTGCAGAGGGAGCTGTCTGACAAGAGACGCTTGGAGCAGCGCATGCATGGTGTTGTCACAGATACACAGTACAAATGGGAGAAAGAATGT GACCGACGCGTTAACGCGATGCAGCTggagatgcaaaacaaactttggGTGAAAGACgagaaactgaagcagctcaaGGCTATCGTGACGGAGAGCAAGACTCCAGGTCGTCCTGAGCCTCCACCGCGTCAGACTCAGCCTAAGAGGCCTTCCAGAGAGGAACGCCTCCCTGCGAAAAGATCAGCCTCGCCCTCACCTGTCCCT TGCCCTGTTGATTCTCCCTGTGTCAGGCCAGTGCCAGGGCCAGTCAGTGCCACTAGAGTTGAGGAGGTTGAGATGAACCCAAGGCCCGCCTGCCCCGTCCCCAGCACCAGTAGCTCTTTGTCTGTGTCTAGCTGCGTCTCTGCATGGGAGCAGCGCATGGCCCAGAACAGCAGGCAGGGTCACCAGTCCCCTAGTACGCCCACAAGAACCCAGTCCCCAGCAGGCCCCGTGGCCAGCCGGGGAAGGAGGAGAGCTCTGTGTTTGgttagagaggaggaggaagaagaagaggaagaagcagcagcCAGCTCCCCTCCAGTTGATCTAGACCTAATTGAGAGAAGCTACAGG ACAACGACACCGGTGCGACCGCTGCACCGTCGCTCCCGCTCTGCTGGTGGGGAGAAGTGGGTGGACCACAAGCCCTCCTCCAGTGTGGACTTGGGGACAGTCTTACAGCCTGTCATCCCCAATGCTATCCAGGTGTCTGCACCCAGTGAGAAGGCCCTGTCAAAGTGTGACAGATATGTGTTAACGCACCAGGAGGTCGCCTCTGATGGCGAGATACAGACCAAACTTATTAAG GGTGAGGTAATTAAgaccagaggaggaggacaagctgTCCAGTTCACTGACATCGAGACTCTCAAACAGGAGCTCACCGCAGTCCCAAG GCGCAAAAGAAAATCCTCAGAAGGTGCACCTGCCAACGAAAATGCATCAGATGGAGCTTGGACTGATGTGGAGACAAGG TGTTCTGTGGCGATGGAGATGAGGGCTGGATCCAACATGGGTCCTGGCTATGAGCATCATGGGATCACCAA GCGCAGAAAACCCTGA